The following is a genomic window from Dioscorea cayenensis subsp. rotundata cultivar TDr96_F1 chromosome 10, TDr96_F1_v2_PseudoChromosome.rev07_lg8_w22 25.fasta, whole genome shotgun sequence.
GAATAGCCCAatgaaatgacaccaaaatataagGGGAGGTTATGTGTTCAAATCCCTCCTCCGACTGTCCTGTTCATACAATGTTTACCTGGGctttttatactattttcatACTGTACATACACTATATATCCGGGTTTCAGTACTGTTccgtactgtttatattcatataaaaaaggcgtttgtcgtctattattaaaaaaaaaattaaatacagtCAATTAGACTTATAGTTaagttaaaaatcaatttaaatatattttaaaatttctgtaaaatgaaaataattttggtaacatttaattttcaacaaaataaaatgatcttttcctcacacatatatatatatatatttcaaaatttaacttttaaaattgtgtttttaatttttttaattatttattatttttttaatgatttatataaaaaattctatggataattaaaatatatgtagaTTAATTGGAGCCAGTTGATTGAAGGATTGATATCAAAACAAGTGTCATACAACCATGAATACAAAGTGGATGGTTCATGTTGTCTTTCaggccaaaataaaaaaagaatgtgACTTATGCAGGTGAGATTTGATGCCACCATTAAATTAGAAccatctaaaaattttattttccatgtTATTATTAAATGGACATAAAGAGACAAGAAGGGTCATGTTTTTAATGAGTGAAAGAAACATTAATCTTTTTTCTCATGCATTAATTTCGTCAAATATAATTAGGATTAACATTAAATgatattaactttaaaaaaaattaattgcataGTTTGagaaacatatataatttagatcaatattaatttttttaaaaaataaataaaccacttaATTATTAGcacaaagaagagaaaattaCAATGGCTcactagaaataaaaaatgctatagaaaaataataacacaGAATAGAGATAACAAATAACATATGACcaaaaagtaatatatatctCTAggaaatgattttattattattattttttagctaTAAGCACCGACttgtgattaatttaaaaatatatatatatatagtgaaaaaCAGGACTTTTGGAATAATATTACTTTTCTCGATTAATTTGCAATCCATTTGCTTCAAGGATGAATCAATTCTCCTCAAACTTTATTTATGCTTCTTTTAGAACAATTATAATGCCCAACTATTCCCAATGGTAGACAATCATGagattctcttcttctttccaattataaacttttaataaataacaattaagtgaaaatttcaaacttcataACAATTATTCCAATATTGCTCATGATTTATATAACTCTGTTTAAAACTGAAACTCTGATACAGTGTTGTTCCTTGATAATTAATatcatacatataaaataaaaatttaaagctCACTGCATGTGTACATCTAATGGCCTCTCTGAAAACTCATAATCAGTGACTTTGAAGAGGAGATAGTTCCAATAACTCCAAAAACAGCtccaataattataataactcCATTGAGCACCACCACTTGTTTTGTAAGTTTAGGCCAGAAAATCTTCAAGTAAAAAGCACAAGGAAAGATGGCTGAAATTGCAACACTAACTAGTGAACCAGTTAAACTTAGAACACATTCAAAGTAAGGCACTGAAAGAGCTAGCACCAATATGAGCAACAAGAGAAGTGAACCTATGCTTCCTCTAATGGCCATCTTCATTCTTGAACTCATGTAAGAAGGAAGATTGTGATCTAATTGGGCGGCAAAAGGCGTGAACTCTAGCGCGTATTTAGTCATCGGTGTGAGCACCGTCGCCCACAGCGCTATTTTCGTGACGATGAGATGTCGAGGCATGCTTAGTGTCATCTGTGAGCTCACTGTTGGACCAAAGAGTTTGGCTCCCATGAATGCTAATCCAGTGTAGAGTGTTGTCACTAAAGTGAAGCTTGTTATTGATACCTGTACATAGATAAAGTTTACTACTAAATATTAATGCATGATCAAATTCATGCATGAATGGTAAAACAAATGgcacttatttatatatatatatatatatataccttggtGAATTTGGAAGGATCTTTCATGGCAGTGTAGATGTTGGGGAAGACAATATGACCGGCATAACTGAAGATATAAAGGCCTGAAATGGAGGGAATCTTATGGAGTTGAAGAATTGGAATAGTTTGGTTGGCTTTTTAGTTCACTAAAAGCGGCTAAACATGCAACACTTGAAAAGATCAACATAGACATGAGAATTCCTCCAAAGGACAAGAAGGAAATAGAGGAGAGATTCTTCAACCAAATGCTTGGAAGAGCAATCACAATGGCTATTACCGTGAGTAGTTGAGATGTAGATAGGCGAAGGCCGGGAACTTGGAGATGAACTCCGGCGAAGACTAAGCTAAGGTTATCGCTTAAAGAGATCGTATAAGATACGAGGGTGAAGAAAATCTCTACATAGATGAAAATAAAGGCTATgagttttccttttcttccaaATGCTTGATGACCAATGTCTGCATATGTCTTTGAGTTGTTGTCCTCTTCAAGGCATTTGCCAATGATGTGTGCTGTGTATGCACACATGATTCCAAGTCCTATGAGCAACAATGCTGATAACCATCCCTCCATTCTCTAGTGCATATGGAGTTGATAATTGTCCAAGACCTATATATAAATTCCCATGACATATTAATCCATGTATATATAagttatgtttatatatatatgtgtgtgtgtgattaccTATGAGCATGCCAACCATGTTGATGACTGAATGAAGAAAGGAGCTAGTTGTAGTAGTGTTTGAAGTAGTAATCAAAGCATGATCACAGTTGCAAAGTTTCTTGTTTTGTGAACTATGGAGAGAGTTTAACTCAGTGGAAGCTAGCCATGCACCATGCATTGATTCACTGACTACTTGGTGACCCAACTCTAAGCATGAACAACATCCATTTGTCTTCTTATTATCCGGCATGATCTTGGATGCAATGTAAACTACGCAATCTTTAGATTTCTTTGTATTTggtcttttcttttatgaatgttgatgaGAGAATGGTGGTGTATTTATATAGTTGGAAAAGGTGGTGAAAATGCATAAGTATAAGCAAATGGGTTAATATCATATTTAGTACTtctattattttactttatgctcctttattataatttatcagttgtctctatttttcaaatcttttgaaaatgtcaatCCTTCTCTCATATTCAAACGACTGTATTTTTTTTCGTCCAAGACGTTAACATGACACAGATCAtttctaaactaataatataaaaaaatacactgGATGTAAATTACAGGAAAATAAGAAGGGTTAAGAGTTTTTAGGTATTATcaggatttttaaatattaatacgAGGTTAATAAGTAATATATGCCACATCAGCGTTTTAGACTGAAAAATGAATGGTCATCTGAGAGAGATTGGTATTTTCTAAacgtgaaaataaaaaaaattgacagtggataaattataataaggGATTAAAAGGACATATTGAtgataataaaaagattaaatagGGTATTAACAGTAAGCAAATTAAGAAGAAGTGATGAAATTCTATAAGTTATCTGGCATGACAAATTGTGATTTGTGGAACTTTGAGGTGTAAAGTTGGTGGGTATTGGTATTGGGTAGTGAGGTGATGTCAGACAAGCATCTTGTCAATTTGTTCTTCCTCAAAGTTTGGAGTATGGATAATTAATCATCTCTCTTATTCTACTTGCTGTGGCATGGCAAGGGTGATCAGAGCAGTGCTCGTTGGGTTGTTCTCTAAGGGATAATATCAtctgttttcctttcttttttttttccttggagTTGGTCTTTTGTTTTATATGTGAGTTTGCTATGTTTGTCCCATTCGCCATCTTAATCCtcatttaattaatcaaaagaatCAATATTAGCTTTCTAATTGTTTCTCGATCATCATCATATTTGTTAGATTAATCCTTTAAACATGAATGTCAGGCTcaatatgcaaatttttttgttttgagaaaggCAACAAGCACCAAAATCCCAGACACGTGCACGTATGGGGAGTAAGGCTCTAACACCGAcccacgtgccctcaccttgtATAGGACATGAGGTTCGATCCAAAATCCTCTCCAAAACGAATGCCCTACGCAAGGGACCCaataccaattgacccaaacGTCGTTGGTGGCTCAATATGCATTTGCAGAGGTGCAAAGCTTTtgaggaatatttttttaaaaaaaaattta
Proteins encoded in this region:
- the LOC120270854 gene encoding LOW QUALITY PROTEIN: amino acid transporter AVT1H (The sequence of the model RefSeq protein was modified relative to this genomic sequence to represent the inferred CDS: deleted 2 bases in 2 codons) — translated: MPDNKKTNGCCSCLELGHQVVSESMHGAWLASTELNSLHSSQNKKLCNCDHALITTSNTTTTSSFLHSVINMVGMLIGLGQLSTPYALENGGWLSALLLIGLGIMCAYTAHIIGKCLEEDNNSKTYADIGHQAFGRKGKLIAFIFIYVEIFFTLVSYTISLSDNLSLVFAGVHLQVPGLRLSTSQLLTVIAIVIALPSIWLKNLSSISFLSFGGILMSMLIFSSVACLAAFSELKSNQTIPILQLHKIPSISGLYIFSYAGHIVFPNIYTAMKDPSKFTKVSITSFTLVTTLYTGLAFMGAKLFGPTVSSQMTLSMPRHLIVTKIALWATVLTPMTKYALEFTPFAAQLDHNLPSYMSSRMKMAIRGSIGSLLLLLILVLALSVPYFECVLSLTGSLVSVAISAIFPCAFYLKIFWPKLTKQVVVLNGVIIIIGAVFGVIGTISSSKSLIMSFQRGH